A stretch of DNA from Campylobacter gracilis:
AATTAAAGAATACAAAGGGTTACGAGTTCGAGTAATAGATGAGTTTTGCTTTTGTCCCCGTTACATGCTGCATAAAATAGGAATTAGTATGTTCTGCTTTTAGATCGGTTCATCAATTCAGATTAAAATTTGCGCCACTCCAATGGCTACGCTAATAAAAAGGCGCGCAACGCTTATTAAATTTTAGATCAAATTTATGTACCGCGGTTAGCCCTCCTTTTTTACCTCATCCATATACGAGTAAATCGTGACTTTCTGCGTCTTGAGAGCCTTTGCGACGAGCTCCACTGCGCCCTTTACCTCAAAAATCCCTTTTTGCACGAGAAATTTTACGATGCGCTTTCGATCCTCTTTCTTCATCCCCTCCACATCCAGATCGTGCGTAGCCGATGCGATCAGATCTTGGACGATGTCAAGGATATTTTGCTGCGAATCGTTAGAGCTTTGCGTTTCTAAATTTATGCCGTCCTTTAAGCTCGCTCCATCTAATGCCGCGCTATTGCAGCTTCCGTCGGTAAAATTTGCGCCCTGCAGCTCCTTGCTATCGAGCTTTGCGTTTGGCAGTAGATCTTTTATTGCTTTGTATGCGGCCATGGCGCTTGAGGTATCGATATTTACGCATAGCGCGCCTACTACTTTGCCGTCTG
This window harbors:
- a CDS encoding helix-turn-helix transcriptional regulator yields the protein MKFQEPELNQLLQTFIPTAHLIKNTIGDCEVVIHDMSTPQSSVVFVLGDVTGRRIGQSFDHLVKDVLLSKNFENDCTANYYFTAQNGKLIRSSTSLIRGADGKVVGALCVNIDTSSAMAAYKAIKDLLPNAKLDSKELQGANFTDGSCNSAALDGASLKDGINLETQSSNDSQQNILDIVQDLIASATHDLDVEGMKKEDRKRIVKFLVQKGIFEVKGAVELVAKALKTQKVTIYSYMDEVKKEG